The Microcella sp. genome includes the window TCTTCGTCATCACCTCGGCTCTTGAACGATGGGTCTCTCGTCGACGGTGACGAGACCTGACAGCGCCCCCGGTGCGAACCGGGGTCGACTAGCACCACCTCTGCACCGTCGAGAACACCGAAAGGACACAGCACATGATGAACCGCAATCGTCGCCTCGCGACGTTCAGCGCGCTCGGCCTGACCGCCGCGCTCGCTCTCACAGCCTGCGCCGCCGACAGCCCTGAGGCTGTCGAACCGGGCGAAGAGCTGACGCCCATCAAGCTTCAGCTGCAGTGGCTTCCGCAAGGGCAGTTCGCCGGATACTTCGCTGCCATCGATCAGGGCTACTTCGAAGAAGCCGGGCTCGACGTCGAGATCATCCCCTCGGGTGGCGACATCGTGCCGCAAGACGCCCTCGCCAACGGAGACGTCGACTATGCGATCGCCTGGGTGCCCAAGGTGCTCGGCTCGATCGAGGCCGGTGCAGGCGTGACCAACATCGCCCAGATCTTCCAGCGGTCGGGAACCCTGCAGGTCGCCTGGGCAGACTCTGGAATCACCTCGGTCGCCGACTTCGAAGGCAAGAAGATCGGTTCGTGGGGCTTCGGCAATGAGTGGGAGATCTTCGCGGCGATGGCCGCAGAGGGCCTCGACTCGACGACCGTCGAGATCATCACGCAAGACTTCAACATGAACGCCTTCTTGTCTGGCGACATCGATGCTGCGCAGGCGATGACCTACAACGAGTACGCCCAGCTGCTCGAATCGGTCGACCCTGAGACGGGCGAGCTGTATTCGCCCGACGACTTCACGGTCATCTCGTATGAAGATACGGTCGGCGCCATGCTGCAAGACGCCATCTGGGCCGACACTGCTCGTCTCGACAGCGATGAGGCGTACCAAGAGACGACGGTCGCCTTCTTGACCGCCGTCATCAAGGGCTGGATCTTCGCAGCCGAGAACCCTGAAGAAGCCGCGCAGATCACGATCAACGCGGGTTCGGGCTGGGGCCCGAGCCACGAGCTGTGGATGGTCAACGAGACAAACAAGCTCATCTGGCCCGCGCCGAACGGCATCGGCTTCATCGACTCAGCCGCGTTCGACAACACCGTCGCCGCAGCGCTCAGCGCCGTGAACGAGTCGGGAGCGAGCCTCATCACGGCCCCGCCGCCAGCAAGCGCATGGACGAACGAGTACATCGAACGGGCTCTCGCCGCGCTCGAAGCGGAAGGCTTCGACATCACGGGCGACAGCTTCTCGCCGATTCAGGTCGAGCTGCTCGAGGGCGGCAACTGACCCGACGCGGTCTTGTGGCCGGGTCTGCGCACGTGCGCGGGCCCGGCCACGGGCATCCGGGGCGATAATGAATGCGCCACCGTCACCCTTCTTCGATCACAAGGAACCGATAGCCATGGCCGATGACCGGTCACACTCTTCCGCCCCCGCTCACGATCCCGCCGACGGCACGCGCGCCTACGATCTCGATCGCGAGTTCGTCTTCCACTCGTGGAGTGCGCAGGGCGCCCTGAAGCCCTTCGTCATCGCGAGTGCTGCGGGCTGCGAGGTCTACACCTACGACGGCGACACCTACCTCGACTTCTCGAGCCAGCTCGTCAACACCAACATTGGCCACTCGCACCCGAAGGTCGTCGAGGCCATTCAGCGTCAGGCCGCCGAGCTGGCGACAGTGGCGCCGGCTCACGCGAGTCTCGTGCGGGGCGAAGCTGCGAAGCGCATCGTCGCGAAGGCCGGCCCCGGCTACTCGAAGGTGTTCTTCACGAACGGCGGTGCCGACGCGAACGAGAACGCCATCCGCATGGCGCGCCTCGCGACGGGTCGCGACAAGGTGCTGAGCACCTACCGCAGCTACCACGGCAACACCGGCGCCGCGATCGTCTCGACGGGCGACTGGCGACGGATGCCCAACGAGTACTCTCGCGGCCACGTGCACTTCTTCGGCCCCTTCCCCTATCGCTCAGAGTTCTGGAGCGACAGCCCCGAGCAAGAGTCAGAGCGCGCGCTGCACCACCTCGAGCGCACCATCCAGGCGCAGGGGCCGCAGACGATCGCCGCGATTCTGCTCGAGACGGTGCCGGGCACGGCGGGCGTGCTGACGCCGCCTCCTGGCTACCTCGAGGGGGTGCGAGCGCTGTGCGATCGCTACGACATCGTCTGGATCGCCGACGAGGTGATGGCCGGGTTCGGTCGCACGGGGGAGTGGTTCGCGTGGCAGGGGGCCGACATCAACCCGACGGGTGCACGCCCCGACCTCATCACCTTCGCAAAGGGCGTCAACTCGGGCTACGTGCCCGTGGGGGGCATCGTCATGACGCCGCGATTCTCAGAGCACTTCGATGAGCGCGTCTTTCCGGGCGGCCTCACCTACAGCGGGCATCCACTCGCGGCGGCGTCGATCGTCGCCTCGATCGATGCGATGACCGACGAAGGGGTCGTCGAGAACGCCAAGCTCATGGGCGAGCAGCACATCGGGCCCGGGCTGCGAGCTCTCGCCGAGCAGCATCGCATGATCGGCGAGGTGCGCGGCTCTGGCGTGTTCTGGGCCCTCGATCTCGTCACCGATCGAGACACCCGCGAACCCGTCGGCGCCGAGATCATCGGTGCGCTCAAGAGCGAGCTGATGTCGCGCAAGCTGCTGCCCTTCGCCGCCGACAACCGCATTCACGTCGTGCCGCCGTGCATCGTCACCGCCGACGAAGTCGCAGTCGCCATGCAGGCGTATGACGGTGCTTTCACGGCTGTTGCGCAGAAGCATGGCCTGAACTGACGAGTGGCCGCGGGCAGCCTGAACGATCGGGTGAGGGGTGCTCGCGGCCGCACCAGCATCGGTGACA containing:
- a CDS encoding aspartate aminotransferase family protein, yielding MADDRSHSSAPAHDPADGTRAYDLDREFVFHSWSAQGALKPFVIASAAGCEVYTYDGDTYLDFSSQLVNTNIGHSHPKVVEAIQRQAAELATVAPAHASLVRGEAAKRIVAKAGPGYSKVFFTNGGADANENAIRMARLATGRDKVLSTYRSYHGNTGAAIVSTGDWRRMPNEYSRGHVHFFGPFPYRSEFWSDSPEQESERALHHLERTIQAQGPQTIAAILLETVPGTAGVLTPPPGYLEGVRALCDRYDIVWIADEVMAGFGRTGEWFAWQGADINPTGARPDLITFAKGVNSGYVPVGGIVMTPRFSEHFDERVFPGGLTYSGHPLAAASIVASIDAMTDEGVVENAKLMGEQHIGPGLRALAEQHRMIGEVRGSGVFWALDLVTDRDTREPVGAEIIGALKSELMSRKLLPFAADNRIHVVPPCIVTADEVAVAMQAYDGAFTAVAQKHGLN
- a CDS encoding ABC transporter substrate-binding protein, translated to MNRNRRLATFSALGLTAALALTACAADSPEAVEPGEELTPIKLQLQWLPQGQFAGYFAAIDQGYFEEAGLDVEIIPSGGDIVPQDALANGDVDYAIAWVPKVLGSIEAGAGVTNIAQIFQRSGTLQVAWADSGITSVADFEGKKIGSWGFGNEWEIFAAMAAEGLDSTTVEIITQDFNMNAFLSGDIDAAQAMTYNEYAQLLESVDPETGELYSPDDFTVISYEDTVGAMLQDAIWADTARLDSDEAYQETTVAFLTAVIKGWIFAAENPEEAAQITINAGSGWGPSHELWMVNETNKLIWPAPNGIGFIDSAAFDNTVAAALSAVNESGASLITAPPPASAWTNEYIERALAALEAEGFDITGDSFSPIQVELLEGGN